One Cumulibacter soli genomic window, AATGTCCCGGGCCGAGGCCAAGGCCGAGACGATTCGCCTCTTCGAAGCGGTCAACCTACGCGATCCGGAACTCGTCTTCGGGCAATACAGCCACGAACTCTCCGGCGGCATGCTACAGCGCGTGATGATCGCGGCCGCGATCTCACTTGGCCCCGAAATCCTCATCGCGGATGAGGCAACCACCGCGCTCGACGTCACGGTTCAAGCTGAAATTCTTGACCTACTCGCCGACCTACAGCGCAGCGAAGGACTCTCCCTCGTCGTCATCTCGCACGACCTCACGGTCGTCGCTCAGCTATGCGACGAGGTGGCTGTCATGCGCGAGGGCGAGATCGTTGAGCGGGGGCCGGCGGATGTCGTCCTGCATGACCCGCAGCATGAATACACGCAGCTACTCGTGTCCGAACATCAACGCTACGG contains:
- a CDS encoding ABC transporter ATP-binding protein, which codes for MSEHVLEVRDLHVANTLTGAAVVRGVDFSVRRGQVLGIVGESGSGKTVTIRALLGVLPEPLAITGGTISLLGRTTDTFGSQDWTDTRGSVLSAVFQDPGSYLNPSIRLGKQVAEPLRVKTGMSRAEAKAETIRLFEAVNLRDPELVFGQYSHELSGGMLQRVMIAAAISLGPEILIADEATTALDVTVQAEILDLLADLQRSEGLSLVVISHDLTVVAQLCDEVAVMREGEIVERGPADVVLHDPQHEYTQLLVSEHQRYGLDHFINIHTPQEVTRV